The Verrucomicrobium spinosum DSM 4136 = JCM 18804 DNA segment GAAAGCAAGGAGTTGATAGTATTCACCGATATCGCCCTTGACGACAACAGTAGCGCGGATGCGCAAGCCGGGCTTGAGCAGATTAGACGCGTCTTTGCGATCAAGCCTGATGCTACTTGGATCGCCTTTACATCTTTCACGGAAGTTGTGGAGTCAGAAGAGGCAGGGGAGATTTTTCACGCGGTGTTAAGCAAGCAAAAGTTCAACAAACCGCGAAAAATTCACGAACGGGCGCAATATGTCGCCAAGATTGTGCAATCTGGCATAGGCAAGAGTACCGGGTCTTCAAGTTGCGTTTTTAGCGCCAACGATTCTTTGGGTATGCGCACATTTTTGGCGGTTTTCTCGCGCTTTGCTCTCGAGGAGATCATATTGGCCGAATGCCAGGGATGGACTGGAGTCGTAGTGTCGGCTTTGTCGGCTGGATACTCTGGAGCAAGTCTACTTGCTCTCCGGGGGAGTCTCAGCGGCGTGATGAGGCGCATTGTTGTAAAGGTGGCAGCGAGGGCAGACACGATTGAGCGAGAAACCAAAATTCTGACGGAGTTTTTCGGTGAAGCTCAAGAATTTTCTCGCCGTTGTGCTTCCGCGCAGCCTTTGAAACCTCTTCCAAGGGGGCTTGGATACTATTCCATTCAAGAAGCTGTTGCAGGTGAAACGCTTTTTAGTGTGATTAACGATGATCAATCGGTCAAGAGTTCCGCCGTGCGTTCAATTTTGAAAGCAATTGTGGATGTTGAACTTGTGCAATCTGGTGCCGCAATAAATCTATTAGACGAGAAAGAGCATCGTAAACGTAGAATTGGATTGCTTCCCGTCGATATTGATAGGATTAAGAAGTCATGCTCAGAATTAAGGGGAATGGCTTCTTGCCTGAAGCACGATGGTGGATGGCCGTCGACGGACGTCGATCCGGAATTGTTATTTAGGAATATTGAAGTTACAGCGTTGAATTGGAACGAGGCATTGGATAATTTGCCGCCGCTATTGTGGGTGCTTCAGCATGGCGACCTGAATCCCCATAACGTTATCGTGGGAGAGTTGGGCCAGCCCACTTTCATTGATTTGGCTAGGTTGGACCGATGGC contains these protein-coding regions:
- a CDS encoding phosphotransferase — encoded protein: MKFIVIENQRGDLDSLILVLKHAFPSAEIVTKPGEVVNLWSSAVNCVSKELESKELIVFTDIALDDNSSADAQAGLEQIRRVFAIKPDATWIAFTSFTEVVESEEAGEIFHAVLSKQKFNKPRKIHERAQYVAKIVQSGIGKSTGSSSCVFSANDSLGMRTFLAVFSRFALEEIILAECQGWTGVVVSALSAGYSGASLLALRGSLSGVMRRIVVKVAARADTIERETKILTEFFGEAQEFSRRCASAQPLKPLPRGLGYYSIQEAVAGETLFSVINDDQSVKSSAVRSILKAIVDVELVQSGAAINLLDEKEHRKRRIGLLPVDIDRIKKSCSELRGMASCLKHDGGWPSTDVDPELLFRNIEVTALNWNEALDNLPPLLWVLQHGDLNPHNVIVGELGQPTFIDLARLDRWPVGYDLCRLSMQLKLRLVDRAESSEWVRNNLGVWTRERLFQVGAEGEWKSMLCPAASFFEHAMTNWIRNEPNAESIMLGLRISALMDLLRIISYADLSPFKRLWAAIDCGFLIEELEQMQ